In Nyctibius grandis isolate bNycGra1 chromosome 28, bNycGra1.pri, whole genome shotgun sequence, a single genomic region encodes these proteins:
- the GDF5 gene encoding growth/differentiation factor 5: protein MKILHFLTLLLWHLAWLSLDLVPGALSNSEAGQSNPGSKLGFLKTEGKERNPSARAGTLRTASHGYSTGTAKARTKSSAVQAGALLAKNDESKKVLSRTAATEGKVGHLPSRPSGVRTVTPKVQNLSSKVALKKTGTSSTDTDSFKTKKTKEPVTQRETKETFRHPSITPHEYMLSLYRTLSDAERKGVNGSVKLEAGLANTITSFIDKGQDERAPTIRKQKYIFDISALEKDGLLGAELRILRKKPSDTWKSHSSGKTSQVKLFSCSTNKQAATLLDSRTVSITDTPKWEVFDIWKLFRNFKNLVNLCFELETFDRGRAVDLRSVGFNRTGRQVNEKALFLVFGRTKKRDLFFNEIKARSGQDDKTVYEYLFNQRRKRRAPLATRQGKRPTKNLKARCSRKALHVNFKDMGWDDWIIAPLEYEAYHCEGLCEFPLRSHLEPTNHAVIQTLMNSMDPESTPPTCCVPTRLSPISILFIDSANNVVYKQYEDMVVESCGCR from the exons ATGAAAATCCTGCATTTTCTCACTTTACTGCTTTGGCATTTGGCTTGGCTGTCTCTGGATCTAGTTCCTGGAGCACTGAGTAATTCTGAAGCAGGCCAGAGTAATCCAGGGTCTAAActaggttttttaaaaacagaaggaaaagagaggaatcCCTCAGCACGGGCAGGTACACTGAGGACTGCAAGCCATGGATATAGTACTGGGACCGCAAAGGCTAGGACTAAAAGCAGTGCTGTTCAGGCTGGAGCTCTGCTGGCCAAGAACGATGAATCAAAGAAGGTTCTCTCAAGAACAGCAGCCACGGAGGGCAAGGTAGGACATCTCCCCAGCAGACCTTCTGGAGTAAGGACAGTGACTCCAAAGGTTCAAAATCTTAGCAGCAAGGTGGCTTTGAAAAAAACTGGCACAAGCAGTACTGACACTGAttctttcaaaaccaaaaagactAAAGAGCCTGTAACCCAGAGGGAAACTAAGGAAACTTTCAGACATCCCTCTATAACGCCACATGAATACATGCTCTCTTTGTACAGGACTCTCtcagatgcagaaagaaaaggtgttAATGGAAGTGTAAAACTGGAGGCTGGACTTGCCAATACAATAACCAGCTTCATAGACAAAGGACAAG ACGAGCGAGCGCCAactataagaaaacaaaaatatatttttgacatCAGTGCATTAGAAAAAGACGgtttgctgggagcagagcttcGAATATTGAGGAAAAAGCCTTCTGATACGTGGAAGTCTCATTCTTCTGGAAAAACTTCCCAAGTGAAATTATTTAGTTGCTctacaaacaaacaagcagcaaCACTCCTGGACTCTCGTACTGTCAGTATCACAGATACACCCAAGTGGGAAGTGTTTGACATCTGGAAACTTTTCAGGAACTTTAAAAACTTGGTTAACTTGTGTTTTGAACTCGAAACTTTTGACAGAGGGAGAGCTGTTGATCTCAGGAGTGTGGGATTTAATAGAACAGGAAGACAGGTCAATGAAAAGGCTCTCTTCTTGGTATTTgggaggacaaaaaaaagagacttatTCTTCAATGAAATCAAAGCTAGATCTGGCCAAGATGACAAAACTGTTTATGAGTACTTATTCAACCAGAGGCGGAAGAGAAGAGCTCCTCTAGCAACACGGCAAGGGAAGAGGCCCACTAAGAATCTGAAGGCAAGGTGTAGCAGGAAAGCCCTCCACGTGAATTTTAAGGATATGGGCTGGGATGACTGGATAATAGCTCCTCTAGAGTATGAAGCGTATCACTGCGAAGGGCTTTGTGAATTCCCCCTTCGATCCCATCTGGAGCCCACCAATCATGCAGTTATCCAAACATTAATGAACTCAATGGACCCAGAATCGACGCCCCCGACTTGCTGTGTCCCAACCAGGCTGAGTCCTATTAGCATTCTTTTCATTGACTCTGCAAACAACGTGGTCTACAAGCAGTATGAGGACATGGTGGTGGAGTCGTGTGGTTGTAGGTAG